A window from Citrus sinensis cultivar Valencia sweet orange chromosome 5, DVS_A1.0, whole genome shotgun sequence encodes these proteins:
- the LOC102608985 gene encoding ATP-dependent DNA helicase Q-like SIM isoform X4: MRNSKGKSVSWSSKCVTENGKTLGKRTLSSANSLGQMRQASLLDHFQSGNRQKRGKRNVGDDVPVSGSVVSPSIVEEQKESYPGMDCNLKTESDSLAVSCPKEVEIGSDWEVKVNSLLKKHFGYSSLKNFQKEALSAWLAHQDCLILAATGSGKSLCFQIPALLTGKVVVVISPLISLMHDQCSKLSKHGVTACFLGSGQPDNKVEQKALRGMYSIIYVCPETVIRLIKPLQRLAESRGIALFAIDEVHCVSKWGHDFRPDYRRLSVLRENFGANNLKSLKFDIPLMALTATATIQVREDILKSLHMSKGTKIVLTSFFRPNLRFSVKHSKTSSRASYKKDFCQLIDIYTKKKKTGEKEKSAIPQDLDDQSDTSSSSSMSEESRISPNIGDGYYDDEDVGNSPMGKEMSVEYLENDSVDDWDVACGEFYGHSPHRDRDTGRSFERTDLLNKPAERLSMLQEPLDDGLTIIYVPTRKETLSIAKYLCGFGVKAAAYNASLPKSQLRRVHTEFHENKLEVVVATIAFGMGIDKLNVRRIIHYGWPQSLEAYYQEAGRAGRDGHLADCVLYANLSSMPTLLPSRRSEDQTKQAYRMLSDCFRYGMNTSCCRAKILVEYFGEDFSHEKCQLCDVCVDGPPEMKNLKEEANILMQVIAAYNEQSNSMDDDDGIYSGIKKQKFMDRPNLKMFVSKIREQSQKYLATDLLWWRGLARIMENKGYIREGDDRTHVQIKFLEPTKRGLEFIKSGKEQSFNAYPEADMLLAASTSKSYSTFLDWGKGWADPEIRRQRLQSMGRNRGPRKSRKLRTGKSRKSTRESQTARGRIASKLSKKKW; this comes from the exons ATGAG GAACTCCAAGGGCAAATCTGTTAGTTGGAGTTCAAAATGCGTAACAGAAAATGGGAAAACTCTTGGAAAACGAACTTTATCTTCAGCAAATTCGCTGGGTCAAATGCGGCAGGCCAGCTTACTAGATCATTTCCAATCTGGGAACAGGCAAAAAAGAGGCAAGAGAAATGTTGGGGATGATGTACCTGTTTCTGGGTCAGTGGTGTCGCCTAGTATTGTTGAAGAACAAAAGGAATCTTATCCTGGCATGGACTGTAACCTGAAGACTGAGTCTGATTCATTGGCAGTTAGCTGCCCAAAAGAGGTGGAGATTGGGTCAGATTGGGAGGTGAAGGTTAATAGCCTGTTGAAAAAGCATTTTGGTTACTCgtctttgaagaattttcagaAGGAAGCCTTGTCTGCTTGGCTGGCTCACCAAGACTGTCTTATTCTTGCTGCAACAGGATCTG GGAAGTCTCTGTGTTTTCAGATTCCGGCTCTGTTGACGGGGAAGGTTGTGGTTGTGATTTCACCCTTGATAAGCTTGATGCATGATCAGTGCTCAAAGCTGTCAAAACATGGTGTAACAGCTTGCTTTCTTGGATCTGGTCAACCTGACAACAAAGTAGAACAGAAGGCATTGAGAGGAATGTATAGCATTATTTATGTTTGCCCAGAGACAGTCATAAG ACTGATCAAACCACTTCAGAGGCTTGCAGAAAGTCGCGGAATAGCACTTTTTGCTATTGATGAAGTCCATTGTGTTTCTAAATGGGGCCATGATTTTCGCCCCGACTACAG GCGATTGTCCGTGTTGCGAGAGAACTTTGGTGCtaacaatttaaaatctttgaaattcgATATACCTCTGATGGCATTGACCGCTACAGCCACAATTCAAGTTCGAGAAGACATTCTTAAATCACTCCACATGTCAAAGGGAACAAAGATTGTGCTTACGTCCTTTTTTCGGCCAAATTTAAGGTTTTCG gtaAAACATAGTAAAACATCTTCACGCGCTTCTTACAAGAAGGACTTCTGCCAACTGATAGACATatacaccaaaaagaaaaagactggtgaaaaggaaaaatctgCTATCCCACAAGATTTAGATGATCAGTCGGATACCTCTTCTAGCAGTAGCATGTCTGAGGAGAGTAGAATTTCTCCAAATATTGGGGATGGTTACTATGATGACGAAGATGTAGGAAATTCACCAATGGGAAAAGAAATGTCAGTGgaatatttggaaaatgacTCTGTAGATGATTGGGATG TTGCCTGTGGTGAATTTTATGGACATTCTCCTCATCGAGACAGGGATACAGGTCGGTCATTTGAGAGGACTGATTTGCTTAATAAGCCAGCAGAAAGACTAAGCATGCTGCAAGAACCTTTAGACGATGGACTAACCATCATATATGTTCCTACAAGAAAAGAGACGTTGAGCATAGCAAAATATCTTTGTGGCTTTGGCGTGAAAGCTGCTGCCTACAATGCATCG TTGCCAAAATCACAACTAAGGCGAGTTCATACGGAATTTCATGAAAACAAGCTAGAG GTGGTTGTTGCAACTATTGCTTTTGGAATGGGGATTGACAAGTTAAATGTTCGAAGAATCATCCATTATGGTTGGCCTCAG AGCTTAGAAGCATATTATCAAGAAGCTGGCCGAGCTGGAAGAGATGGGCATTTAGCGGATTGTG TTCTATATGCAAATTTATCAAGTATGCCAACACTTTTGCCAAGTCGAAGAAGTGAAGATCAGACAAAACAGGCATATAGAATGTTATCTGATTGCTTCAg ATATGGAATGAACACTTCATGTTGTCGAGCTAAAATACTTGTAGAGTATTTTGGGGAGGATTTTAGCCATGAAAAGTGTCAACT GTGTGATGTTTGTGTTGATGGACCTCCTGAAATGAAGAATCTGAAAGAGGAGgcaaatattttaatgcagGTTATTGCTGCCTATAAT GAACAAAGCAATTCaatggatgatgatgatggcatCTACAGTGGcattaaaaagcaaaaattcATGGACAGGCCAAACCTCAAGATGTTTGTCAGTAAAATAAGGGAGCAG TCACAAAAATATTTAGCAACTGATTTGCTATGGTGGCGAGGGCTTGCTCGAATAATGGAAAATAAAGGTTATATAAGAGAAGGAGATGACAGG ACACACGTTCAGATTAAATTCCTAGAACCAACGAAACGTGGACTAGAGTTTATCAAATCAGGCAAGGAGCAAAGTTTCAACGCTTATCCTGAAGCAGATATGCTGCTCGCAGCGAGCACATCTAAGTCTTATTCCACATTCTTAGACTGGGGAAAAGGCTGGGCTGATCCTGAGATTCGGCGCCAGCGCTTGCAGAGCATGGGAAGAAACAGAGGGCCACGTAAGTCGCGAAAGTTGAGAACAGGAAAGTCAAGAAAATCAACCCGAGAATCGCAAACTGCCCGTGGCAGGATAGCATCAAAGCTCTCGAAAAAGAAGTGGTGA
- the LOC102608985 gene encoding ATP-dependent DNA helicase Q-like SIM isoform X3, whose protein sequence is MSGSGTSRDEVIAKLIEMGFDDSDITEAVETVGPSFNDGIEYILNGSVRNSKGKSVSWSSKCVTENGKTLGKRTLSSANSLGQMRQASLLDHFQSGNRQKRGKRNVGDDVPVSGSVVSPSIVEEQKESYPGMDCNLKTESDSLAVSCPKEVEIGSDWEVKVNSLLKKHFGYSSLKNFQKEALSAWLAHQDCLILAATGSGKSLCFQIPALLTGKVVVVISPLISLMHDQCSKLSKHGVTACFLGSGQPDNKVEQKALRGMYSIIYVCPETVIRLIKPLQRLAESRGIALFAIDEVHCVSKWGHDFRPDYRRLSVLRENFGANNLKSLKFDIPLMALTATATIQVREDILKSLHMSKGTKIVLTSFFRPNLRFSVKHSKTSSRASYKKDFCQLIDIYTKKKKTGEKEKSAIPQDLDDQSDTSSSSSMSEESRISPNIGDGYYDDEDVGNSPMGKEMSVEYLENDSVDDWDVACGEFYGHSPHRDRDTGRSFERTDLLNKPAERLSMLQEPLDDGLTIIYVPTRKETLSIAKYLCGFGVKAAAYNASLPKSQLRRVHTEFHENKLEVVVATIAFGMGIDKLNVRRIIHYGWPQSLEAYYQEAGRAGRDGHLADCVLYANLSSMPTLLPSRRSEDQTKQAYRMLSDCFRYGMNTSCCRAKILVEYFGEDFSHEKCQLCDVCVDGPPEMKNLKEEANILMQVIAAYNEQSNSMDDDDGIYSGIKKQKFMDRPNLKMFVSKIREQTHVQIKFLEPTKRGLEFIKSGKEQSFNAYPEADMLLAASTSKSYSTFLDWGKGWADPEIRRQRLQSMGRNRGPRKSRKLRTGKSRKSTRESQTARGRIASKLSKKKW, encoded by the exons atgagtggTAGTGGCACATCACGTGATGAAGTTATCGCAAAGCTGATTGAGATGGGATTTGATGATTCTGATATTACAGAAGCCGTAGAAACAGTTGGTCCATCATTTAATGATGGTATTGAGTATATCTTGAATGGTTCTGTTAGGAACTCCAAGGGCAAATCTGTTAGTTGGAGTTCAAAATGCGTAACAGAAAATGGGAAAACTCTTGGAAAACGAACTTTATCTTCAGCAAATTCGCTGGGTCAAATGCGGCAGGCCAGCTTACTAGATCATTTCCAATCTGGGAACAGGCAAAAAAGAGGCAAGAGAAATGTTGGGGATGATGTACCTGTTTCTGGGTCAGTGGTGTCGCCTAGTATTGTTGAAGAACAAAAGGAATCTTATCCTGGCATGGACTGTAACCTGAAGACTGAGTCTGATTCATTGGCAGTTAGCTGCCCAAAAGAGGTGGAGATTGGGTCAGATTGGGAGGTGAAGGTTAATAGCCTGTTGAAAAAGCATTTTGGTTACTCgtctttgaagaattttcagaAGGAAGCCTTGTCTGCTTGGCTGGCTCACCAAGACTGTCTTATTCTTGCTGCAACAGGATCTG GGAAGTCTCTGTGTTTTCAGATTCCGGCTCTGTTGACGGGGAAGGTTGTGGTTGTGATTTCACCCTTGATAAGCTTGATGCATGATCAGTGCTCAAAGCTGTCAAAACATGGTGTAACAGCTTGCTTTCTTGGATCTGGTCAACCTGACAACAAAGTAGAACAGAAGGCATTGAGAGGAATGTATAGCATTATTTATGTTTGCCCAGAGACAGTCATAAG ACTGATCAAACCACTTCAGAGGCTTGCAGAAAGTCGCGGAATAGCACTTTTTGCTATTGATGAAGTCCATTGTGTTTCTAAATGGGGCCATGATTTTCGCCCCGACTACAG GCGATTGTCCGTGTTGCGAGAGAACTTTGGTGCtaacaatttaaaatctttgaaattcgATATACCTCTGATGGCATTGACCGCTACAGCCACAATTCAAGTTCGAGAAGACATTCTTAAATCACTCCACATGTCAAAGGGAACAAAGATTGTGCTTACGTCCTTTTTTCGGCCAAATTTAAGGTTTTCG gtaAAACATAGTAAAACATCTTCACGCGCTTCTTACAAGAAGGACTTCTGCCAACTGATAGACATatacaccaaaaagaaaaagactggtgaaaaggaaaaatctgCTATCCCACAAGATTTAGATGATCAGTCGGATACCTCTTCTAGCAGTAGCATGTCTGAGGAGAGTAGAATTTCTCCAAATATTGGGGATGGTTACTATGATGACGAAGATGTAGGAAATTCACCAATGGGAAAAGAAATGTCAGTGgaatatttggaaaatgacTCTGTAGATGATTGGGATG TTGCCTGTGGTGAATTTTATGGACATTCTCCTCATCGAGACAGGGATACAGGTCGGTCATTTGAGAGGACTGATTTGCTTAATAAGCCAGCAGAAAGACTAAGCATGCTGCAAGAACCTTTAGACGATGGACTAACCATCATATATGTTCCTACAAGAAAAGAGACGTTGAGCATAGCAAAATATCTTTGTGGCTTTGGCGTGAAAGCTGCTGCCTACAATGCATCG TTGCCAAAATCACAACTAAGGCGAGTTCATACGGAATTTCATGAAAACAAGCTAGAG GTGGTTGTTGCAACTATTGCTTTTGGAATGGGGATTGACAAGTTAAATGTTCGAAGAATCATCCATTATGGTTGGCCTCAG AGCTTAGAAGCATATTATCAAGAAGCTGGCCGAGCTGGAAGAGATGGGCATTTAGCGGATTGTG TTCTATATGCAAATTTATCAAGTATGCCAACACTTTTGCCAAGTCGAAGAAGTGAAGATCAGACAAAACAGGCATATAGAATGTTATCTGATTGCTTCAg ATATGGAATGAACACTTCATGTTGTCGAGCTAAAATACTTGTAGAGTATTTTGGGGAGGATTTTAGCCATGAAAAGTGTCAACT GTGTGATGTTTGTGTTGATGGACCTCCTGAAATGAAGAATCTGAAAGAGGAGgcaaatattttaatgcagGTTATTGCTGCCTATAAT GAACAAAGCAATTCaatggatgatgatgatggcatCTACAGTGGcattaaaaagcaaaaattcATGGACAGGCCAAACCTCAAGATGTTTGTCAGTAAAATAAGGGAGCAG ACACACGTTCAGATTAAATTCCTAGAACCAACGAAACGTGGACTAGAGTTTATCAAATCAGGCAAGGAGCAAAGTTTCAACGCTTATCCTGAAGCAGATATGCTGCTCGCAGCGAGCACATCTAAGTCTTATTCCACATTCTTAGACTGGGGAAAAGGCTGGGCTGATCCTGAGATTCGGCGCCAGCGCTTGCAGAGCATGGGAAGAAACAGAGGGCCACGTAAGTCGCGAAAGTTGAGAACAGGAAAGTCAAGAAAATCAACCCGAGAATCGCAAACTGCCCGTGGCAGGATAGCATCAAAGCTCTCGAAAAAGAAGTGGTGA
- the LOC102608985 gene encoding ATP-dependent DNA helicase Q-like SIM isoform X2 has product MSGSGTSRDEVIAKLIEMGFDDSDITEAVETVGPSFNDGIEYILNGSVRNSKGKSVSWSSKCVTENGKTLGKRTLSSANSLGQMRQASLLDHFQSGNRQKRGKRNVGDDVPVSGSVVSPSIVEEQKESYPGMDCNLKTESDSLAVSCPKEVEIGSDWEVKVNSLLKKHFGYSSLKNFQKEALSAWLAHQDCLILAATGSGKSLCFQIPALLTGKVVVVISPLISLMHDQCSKLSKHGVTACFLGSGQPDNKVEQKALRGMYSIIYVCPETVIRLIKPLQRLAESRGIALFAIDEVHCVSKWGHDFRPDYRRLSVLRENFGANNLKSLKFDIPLMALTATATIQVREDILKSLHMSKGTKIVLTSFFRPNLRFSVKHSKTSSRASYKKDFCQLIDIYTKKKKTGEKEKSAIPQDLDDQSDTSSSSSMSEESRISPNIGDGYYDDEDVGNSPMGKEMSVEYLENDSVDDWDVACGEFYGHSPHRDRDTGRSFERTDLLNKPAERLSMLQEPLDDGLTIIYVPTRKETLSIAKYLCGFGVKAAAYNASVVVATIAFGMGIDKLNVRRIIHYGWPQSLEAYYQEAGRAGRDGHLADCVLYANLSSMPTLLPSRRSEDQTKQAYRMLSDCFRYGMNTSCCRAKILVEYFGEDFSHEKCQLCDVCVDGPPEMKNLKEEANILMQVIAAYNEQSNSMDDDDGIYSGIKKQKFMDRPNLKMFVSKIREQSQKYLATDLLWWRGLARIMENKGYIREGDDRTHVQIKFLEPTKRGLEFIKSGKEQSFNAYPEADMLLAASTSKSYSTFLDWGKGWADPEIRRQRLQSMGRNRGPRKSRKLRTGKSRKSTRESQTARGRIASKLSKKKW; this is encoded by the exons atgagtggTAGTGGCACATCACGTGATGAAGTTATCGCAAAGCTGATTGAGATGGGATTTGATGATTCTGATATTACAGAAGCCGTAGAAACAGTTGGTCCATCATTTAATGATGGTATTGAGTATATCTTGAATGGTTCTGTTAGGAACTCCAAGGGCAAATCTGTTAGTTGGAGTTCAAAATGCGTAACAGAAAATGGGAAAACTCTTGGAAAACGAACTTTATCTTCAGCAAATTCGCTGGGTCAAATGCGGCAGGCCAGCTTACTAGATCATTTCCAATCTGGGAACAGGCAAAAAAGAGGCAAGAGAAATGTTGGGGATGATGTACCTGTTTCTGGGTCAGTGGTGTCGCCTAGTATTGTTGAAGAACAAAAGGAATCTTATCCTGGCATGGACTGTAACCTGAAGACTGAGTCTGATTCATTGGCAGTTAGCTGCCCAAAAGAGGTGGAGATTGGGTCAGATTGGGAGGTGAAGGTTAATAGCCTGTTGAAAAAGCATTTTGGTTACTCgtctttgaagaattttcagaAGGAAGCCTTGTCTGCTTGGCTGGCTCACCAAGACTGTCTTATTCTTGCTGCAACAGGATCTG GGAAGTCTCTGTGTTTTCAGATTCCGGCTCTGTTGACGGGGAAGGTTGTGGTTGTGATTTCACCCTTGATAAGCTTGATGCATGATCAGTGCTCAAAGCTGTCAAAACATGGTGTAACAGCTTGCTTTCTTGGATCTGGTCAACCTGACAACAAAGTAGAACAGAAGGCATTGAGAGGAATGTATAGCATTATTTATGTTTGCCCAGAGACAGTCATAAG ACTGATCAAACCACTTCAGAGGCTTGCAGAAAGTCGCGGAATAGCACTTTTTGCTATTGATGAAGTCCATTGTGTTTCTAAATGGGGCCATGATTTTCGCCCCGACTACAG GCGATTGTCCGTGTTGCGAGAGAACTTTGGTGCtaacaatttaaaatctttgaaattcgATATACCTCTGATGGCATTGACCGCTACAGCCACAATTCAAGTTCGAGAAGACATTCTTAAATCACTCCACATGTCAAAGGGAACAAAGATTGTGCTTACGTCCTTTTTTCGGCCAAATTTAAGGTTTTCG gtaAAACATAGTAAAACATCTTCACGCGCTTCTTACAAGAAGGACTTCTGCCAACTGATAGACATatacaccaaaaagaaaaagactggtgaaaaggaaaaatctgCTATCCCACAAGATTTAGATGATCAGTCGGATACCTCTTCTAGCAGTAGCATGTCTGAGGAGAGTAGAATTTCTCCAAATATTGGGGATGGTTACTATGATGACGAAGATGTAGGAAATTCACCAATGGGAAAAGAAATGTCAGTGgaatatttggaaaatgacTCTGTAGATGATTGGGATG TTGCCTGTGGTGAATTTTATGGACATTCTCCTCATCGAGACAGGGATACAGGTCGGTCATTTGAGAGGACTGATTTGCTTAATAAGCCAGCAGAAAGACTAAGCATGCTGCAAGAACCTTTAGACGATGGACTAACCATCATATATGTTCCTACAAGAAAAGAGACGTTGAGCATAGCAAAATATCTTTGTGGCTTTGGCGTGAAAGCTGCTGCCTACAATGCATCG GTGGTTGTTGCAACTATTGCTTTTGGAATGGGGATTGACAAGTTAAATGTTCGAAGAATCATCCATTATGGTTGGCCTCAG AGCTTAGAAGCATATTATCAAGAAGCTGGCCGAGCTGGAAGAGATGGGCATTTAGCGGATTGTG TTCTATATGCAAATTTATCAAGTATGCCAACACTTTTGCCAAGTCGAAGAAGTGAAGATCAGACAAAACAGGCATATAGAATGTTATCTGATTGCTTCAg ATATGGAATGAACACTTCATGTTGTCGAGCTAAAATACTTGTAGAGTATTTTGGGGAGGATTTTAGCCATGAAAAGTGTCAACT GTGTGATGTTTGTGTTGATGGACCTCCTGAAATGAAGAATCTGAAAGAGGAGgcaaatattttaatgcagGTTATTGCTGCCTATAAT GAACAAAGCAATTCaatggatgatgatgatggcatCTACAGTGGcattaaaaagcaaaaattcATGGACAGGCCAAACCTCAAGATGTTTGTCAGTAAAATAAGGGAGCAG TCACAAAAATATTTAGCAACTGATTTGCTATGGTGGCGAGGGCTTGCTCGAATAATGGAAAATAAAGGTTATATAAGAGAAGGAGATGACAGG ACACACGTTCAGATTAAATTCCTAGAACCAACGAAACGTGGACTAGAGTTTATCAAATCAGGCAAGGAGCAAAGTTTCAACGCTTATCCTGAAGCAGATATGCTGCTCGCAGCGAGCACATCTAAGTCTTATTCCACATTCTTAGACTGGGGAAAAGGCTGGGCTGATCCTGAGATTCGGCGCCAGCGCTTGCAGAGCATGGGAAGAAACAGAGGGCCACGTAAGTCGCGAAAGTTGAGAACAGGAAAGTCAAGAAAATCAACCCGAGAATCGCAAACTGCCCGTGGCAGGATAGCATCAAAGCTCTCGAAAAAGAAGTGGTGA
- the LOC102608985 gene encoding ATP-dependent DNA helicase Q-like SIM isoform X1, which yields MSGSGTSRDEVIAKLIEMGFDDSDITEAVETVGPSFNDGIEYILNGSVRNSKGKSVSWSSKCVTENGKTLGKRTLSSANSLGQMRQASLLDHFQSGNRQKRGKRNVGDDVPVSGSVVSPSIVEEQKESYPGMDCNLKTESDSLAVSCPKEVEIGSDWEVKVNSLLKKHFGYSSLKNFQKEALSAWLAHQDCLILAATGSGKSLCFQIPALLTGKVVVVISPLISLMHDQCSKLSKHGVTACFLGSGQPDNKVEQKALRGMYSIIYVCPETVIRLIKPLQRLAESRGIALFAIDEVHCVSKWGHDFRPDYRRLSVLRENFGANNLKSLKFDIPLMALTATATIQVREDILKSLHMSKGTKIVLTSFFRPNLRFSVKHSKTSSRASYKKDFCQLIDIYTKKKKTGEKEKSAIPQDLDDQSDTSSSSSMSEESRISPNIGDGYYDDEDVGNSPMGKEMSVEYLENDSVDDWDVACGEFYGHSPHRDRDTGRSFERTDLLNKPAERLSMLQEPLDDGLTIIYVPTRKETLSIAKYLCGFGVKAAAYNASLPKSQLRRVHTEFHENKLEVVVATIAFGMGIDKLNVRRIIHYGWPQSLEAYYQEAGRAGRDGHLADCVLYANLSSMPTLLPSRRSEDQTKQAYRMLSDCFRYGMNTSCCRAKILVEYFGEDFSHEKCQLCDVCVDGPPEMKNLKEEANILMQVIAAYNEQSNSMDDDDGIYSGIKKQKFMDRPNLKMFVSKIREQSQKYLATDLLWWRGLARIMENKGYIREGDDRTHVQIKFLEPTKRGLEFIKSGKEQSFNAYPEADMLLAASTSKSYSTFLDWGKGWADPEIRRQRLQSMGRNRGPRKSRKLRTGKSRKSTRESQTARGRIASKLSKKKW from the exons atgagtggTAGTGGCACATCACGTGATGAAGTTATCGCAAAGCTGATTGAGATGGGATTTGATGATTCTGATATTACAGAAGCCGTAGAAACAGTTGGTCCATCATTTAATGATGGTATTGAGTATATCTTGAATGGTTCTGTTAGGAACTCCAAGGGCAAATCTGTTAGTTGGAGTTCAAAATGCGTAACAGAAAATGGGAAAACTCTTGGAAAACGAACTTTATCTTCAGCAAATTCGCTGGGTCAAATGCGGCAGGCCAGCTTACTAGATCATTTCCAATCTGGGAACAGGCAAAAAAGAGGCAAGAGAAATGTTGGGGATGATGTACCTGTTTCTGGGTCAGTGGTGTCGCCTAGTATTGTTGAAGAACAAAAGGAATCTTATCCTGGCATGGACTGTAACCTGAAGACTGAGTCTGATTCATTGGCAGTTAGCTGCCCAAAAGAGGTGGAGATTGGGTCAGATTGGGAGGTGAAGGTTAATAGCCTGTTGAAAAAGCATTTTGGTTACTCgtctttgaagaattttcagaAGGAAGCCTTGTCTGCTTGGCTGGCTCACCAAGACTGTCTTATTCTTGCTGCAACAGGATCTG GGAAGTCTCTGTGTTTTCAGATTCCGGCTCTGTTGACGGGGAAGGTTGTGGTTGTGATTTCACCCTTGATAAGCTTGATGCATGATCAGTGCTCAAAGCTGTCAAAACATGGTGTAACAGCTTGCTTTCTTGGATCTGGTCAACCTGACAACAAAGTAGAACAGAAGGCATTGAGAGGAATGTATAGCATTATTTATGTTTGCCCAGAGACAGTCATAAG ACTGATCAAACCACTTCAGAGGCTTGCAGAAAGTCGCGGAATAGCACTTTTTGCTATTGATGAAGTCCATTGTGTTTCTAAATGGGGCCATGATTTTCGCCCCGACTACAG GCGATTGTCCGTGTTGCGAGAGAACTTTGGTGCtaacaatttaaaatctttgaaattcgATATACCTCTGATGGCATTGACCGCTACAGCCACAATTCAAGTTCGAGAAGACATTCTTAAATCACTCCACATGTCAAAGGGAACAAAGATTGTGCTTACGTCCTTTTTTCGGCCAAATTTAAGGTTTTCG gtaAAACATAGTAAAACATCTTCACGCGCTTCTTACAAGAAGGACTTCTGCCAACTGATAGACATatacaccaaaaagaaaaagactggtgaaaaggaaaaatctgCTATCCCACAAGATTTAGATGATCAGTCGGATACCTCTTCTAGCAGTAGCATGTCTGAGGAGAGTAGAATTTCTCCAAATATTGGGGATGGTTACTATGATGACGAAGATGTAGGAAATTCACCAATGGGAAAAGAAATGTCAGTGgaatatttggaaaatgacTCTGTAGATGATTGGGATG TTGCCTGTGGTGAATTTTATGGACATTCTCCTCATCGAGACAGGGATACAGGTCGGTCATTTGAGAGGACTGATTTGCTTAATAAGCCAGCAGAAAGACTAAGCATGCTGCAAGAACCTTTAGACGATGGACTAACCATCATATATGTTCCTACAAGAAAAGAGACGTTGAGCATAGCAAAATATCTTTGTGGCTTTGGCGTGAAAGCTGCTGCCTACAATGCATCG TTGCCAAAATCACAACTAAGGCGAGTTCATACGGAATTTCATGAAAACAAGCTAGAG GTGGTTGTTGCAACTATTGCTTTTGGAATGGGGATTGACAAGTTAAATGTTCGAAGAATCATCCATTATGGTTGGCCTCAG AGCTTAGAAGCATATTATCAAGAAGCTGGCCGAGCTGGAAGAGATGGGCATTTAGCGGATTGTG TTCTATATGCAAATTTATCAAGTATGCCAACACTTTTGCCAAGTCGAAGAAGTGAAGATCAGACAAAACAGGCATATAGAATGTTATCTGATTGCTTCAg ATATGGAATGAACACTTCATGTTGTCGAGCTAAAATACTTGTAGAGTATTTTGGGGAGGATTTTAGCCATGAAAAGTGTCAACT GTGTGATGTTTGTGTTGATGGACCTCCTGAAATGAAGAATCTGAAAGAGGAGgcaaatattttaatgcagGTTATTGCTGCCTATAAT GAACAAAGCAATTCaatggatgatgatgatggcatCTACAGTGGcattaaaaagcaaaaattcATGGACAGGCCAAACCTCAAGATGTTTGTCAGTAAAATAAGGGAGCAG TCACAAAAATATTTAGCAACTGATTTGCTATGGTGGCGAGGGCTTGCTCGAATAATGGAAAATAAAGGTTATATAAGAGAAGGAGATGACAGG ACACACGTTCAGATTAAATTCCTAGAACCAACGAAACGTGGACTAGAGTTTATCAAATCAGGCAAGGAGCAAAGTTTCAACGCTTATCCTGAAGCAGATATGCTGCTCGCAGCGAGCACATCTAAGTCTTATTCCACATTCTTAGACTGGGGAAAAGGCTGGGCTGATCCTGAGATTCGGCGCCAGCGCTTGCAGAGCATGGGAAGAAACAGAGGGCCACGTAAGTCGCGAAAGTTGAGAACAGGAAAGTCAAGAAAATCAACCCGAGAATCGCAAACTGCCCGTGGCAGGATAGCATCAAAGCTCTCGAAAAAGAAGTGGTGA